Below is a window of Halobaculum lipolyticum DNA.
CGCGGAGCCCGTGGCCGAACGCGTGGATCACGTTGATCGTCATGTCGCCCGGCCGCGAGATGCCGTACTGCGCGAGCACCACCCCGGCGACCGCGCGGTCCATCGCCGCGGCGTCGTCGGTCACGTCGGGCAGCCCGTCGACCAGCAGCCGCACCGCCCGCGTCGCCGTCGCGTCGGTCACGGCCGTCCGCGTCCGGGCGTACAGCGACTCGATCGCCTTGTCGAAGCCGTTCATCGCCGACCCCGCGAGCACGCCCGCCGGCGTCGTCTCGAACAGGTCCGGGTCGTACACAAGCGCCGCGGGCATCAGGGCGGCGCCGCCGACGCCGGTCGACACCGTCTCCGTGCCGCCGGCGCCGTCGTCGACTTCGGCGGTGATGCCCGCGATGACCGAGAGGTCGGCGCCCGCCAGCGTCGTCGGCACGGGGAACAGCGGCGTCAGCGCGGCCGGGTCGTCGGGCGTGGCGATCCCGCCCGTCTCTGCGATCTCGGCCCGGGCGTCGGCCAGCGACAGGTCGCGGGCGCGAAGCACCGACGCGACCGTCGCCACGTCGAGGCTGGAGCCGCCGCCGACGGGGACGAGCGCGTCGGCTCCGAGCGCGTCGGCCCGCTCGACCGCGCGGGCGGCCTCCCGGAGGCGCTTGTCGGCGGTCGTCCCCGCGAACACCTCCGCGAGCCGGCCGCCCAGCCCCGCCTCCACCGCGTCCATCAGCTCCGCGTTGGCGCCGACGTTCGAGCCGCAGACGACGAGCGCGGTGTCGCGCCCGCGGTCGGCGAGCGCGTCGCCGAGGTCGTCGATCGCGCCGCGCCCGTAGACGATCTCGCCGGGGTCGTAGTCGAACGCGAACGACGGCGTGTCGAGGTCGGTCATGGACGGGTGCTCGCCCG
It encodes the following:
- a CDS encoding iron-containing alcohol dehydrogenase family protein gives rise to the protein MTDLDTPSFAFDYDPGEIVYGRGAIDDLGDALADRGRDTALVVCGSNVGANAELMDAVEAGLGGRLAEVFAGTTADKRLREAARAVERADALGADALVPVGGGSSLDVATVASVLRARDLSLADARAEIAETGGIATPDDPAALTPLFPVPTTLAGADLSVIAGITAEVDDGAGGTETVSTGVGGAALMPAALVYDPDLFETTPAGVLAGSAMNGFDKAIESLYARTRTAVTDATATRAVRLLVDGLPDVTDDAAAMDRAVAGVVLAQYGISRPGDMTINVIHAFGHGLRDAFGIQQGLAHAAVAPHALRAMAEAGVDLSLLTAAFDVDSVEAAVAEVERVRDALDLPASLSAIEGVDETGLDEAARVAAADSLLSYAPAGYELTAADARAVLDAAY